The following coding sequences lie in one Labrus bergylta chromosome 13, fLabBer1.1, whole genome shotgun sequence genomic window:
- the fkbp7 gene encoding peptidyl-prolyl cis-trans isomerase FKBP7, producing the protein MQSGMMWKLASCTLCLFVSSQITLWSVSAAADDSDGEVKIEVLFKPEQCDPKSKRGDLINAHYDGYLAKGGTQFYCSRSDKDGHPQWFVLGVGQIIKGLDIGMTDMCVGEKRKITVPPSLAFGEKGKDPVPPNATVIFQVEVYSVTRGPRSMEAFGEMDRDKDKSLTKDEVKEYLKLQYEKGGKPNDDPFYEKIMADIFQKNDNDKDGLISANEYNIYQHDEL; encoded by the exons ATGCAGAGCGGAATGATGTGGAAGTTAGCAAGCTGCACACTGTGCCTCTTTGTCTCCTCACAGATCACTTTATGGTCTGTTTCGGCTGCTGCGGATGATTCGGACGGAGAGGTCAAGATTGAAGTTTTATTCAAGCCCGAGCAGTGCGACCCAAAGAGCAAGAGAGGAGACCTGATAAACGCGCACTATGACGGCTACCTCGCCAAAGGAGGGACTCAGTTCTACTGCAG tcGGTCGGACAAAGATGGACACCCTCAGTGGTTCGTGCTGGGTGTCGGACAAATCATCAAGGGCCTGGACATAGGGATGACTGATATGTGTGTTGGAGAGAAACGAAAAATCACTGTTCCACCTTCCCTGGCCTTTGGAGAAAAGGGCAAAG ATCCTGTGCCGCCCAATGCTACAGTGATATTTCAGGTGGAGGTCTACTCTGTGACCCGGGGGCCGCGCAGCATGGAGGCGTTTGGAGAGATGGACCGTGATAAAGACAAGAGTCTTACAAAGGATGAG gtGAAAGAATACTTAAAACTTCAGTATGAAAAAGGAGGGAAGCCAAACGATGACCCTTTCTATGAGAAGATCATGGCCGATATTTTCCAGAAGAACGACAACGACAAAGACGGACTGATCAGTGCGAACGAGTATAATATTTATCAGCATGACGAGCTCTAG
- the osgepl1 gene encoding tRNA N6-adenosine threonylcarbamoyltransferase, mitochondrial, whose protein sequence is MFPTKVKNIQRLLQFRNTAWCSPSLGRAAYSRLVLGIETSCDDTGAAVLDETGHILGESLHSQTEVHLRSGGIIPPVAQQLHREHIERVVHEALERGNVDPCQLSAVAATVKPGMALSLGIGLEFSRKFVRQHNKPFIPIHHMEAHALTVRMLQPVPFPFLVLLVSGGHSLLAVARGVDDFLVLGHSLDVAPGDALDKVARRLSLVKHPQCSTLSGGQAIELLAKDGDRTSIALTTPMGKINDCCFSFTGLRNQVTMIIKKKEEEEGVEEGALLSCVNDIAAATQHTVATHLAKRTHRAILFCKANNLLTSSNPTLVVSGGVASNQYIRKALTVITEREGVSLLCPPAKFCTDNGVMIAWNGVERMREEKGILPPNVDVCYEPKAPLGVDMTAEVRAAGIRLPSVKITIPN, encoded by the exons ATGTTCCctacaaaagtaaaaaatattcaaaggCTGCTGCAGTTCAGAAACACAGCTTGGTGCAGTCCTTCATTAGGGAGAGCAGCTTATTCCAGACTGGTTCTGGGCATTGAGACCAGCTGTGATGACACTGGAGCTGCTGTGCTGGACGAGACAGGGCACATCCTGGGAGAGTCTCTACATTCACAGACAGAAGTGCATCTCAG GTCTGGTGGGATCATCCCCCCGGTGGCCCAACAGCTCCATAGAGAACACATTGAGCGTGTGGTCCACGAAGCTTTGGAGAGGGGCAATGTGGACCCATGCCAGCTCTCGGCTGTAGCCGCCACGGTGAAGCCAGGCATGGCCCTGAGCCTCGGCATCGGTCTGGAGTTCAGTCGTAAGTTTGTGAGGCAGCACAACAAGCCCTTCATCCCCATCCACCACATGGAGGCCCACGCCCTGACTGTCAGGATGCTTCAACCTGTCCCCTTCCCGTTTCTGGTTCTGCTGGTTTCTGGCGGTCACTCGCTCCTCGCTGTGGCTCGAGGAGTTGACGACTTTCTCGTTCTTGGCCACAGTCTGGATGTGGCTCCAGGGGATGCTCTGGATAAA GTAGCAAGACGCTTGTCCCTCGTAAAACACCCGCAGTGCTCCACACTGAGTGGAGGACAAGCGATAGAGCTGTTGGCAAAGGATGGCGACAGGACAAGCATCGCTTTAACGACGCCCATGGGAAAAATCAATGactgctgcttttctttcacGGGGTTACGCAATCAAgttacaatgataataaagaaaaaagaggaagaggaag GTGTGGAAGAGGGGGCGCTGTTATCGTGTGTGAATGACATCGCAGCTGCCACGCAGCACACAGTCGCAACTCATCTAGCGAAGCGAACGCATCGGGCCATATTGTTCTGTAAGGCAAACAACCTGCTGACATCCAGCAACCCCACCCTG GTGGTGTCTGGTGGAGTCGCCAGCAATCAGTACATCCGCAAAGCTTTGACGGTTATCACTGAGAGGGAAGGAGTGAGCCTGCTCTGCCCTCCTGCCAAATTCTGCACCGACAATGGAGTGATGATTGCATG GAACGGTGTTGAACGCatgagagaagagaaagggatCCTGCCTCCAAATGTCGACGTCTGTTATGAGCCAAA GGCGCCTCTGGGCGTTGACATGACAGCAGAGGTCAGGGCAGCGGGGATCCGGCTCCCGTCAGTCAAGATAACGATCCCCAACTGA
- the alkbh6 gene encoding alpha-ketoglutarate-dependent dioxygenase alkB homolog 6, protein MEHSACHLEDLKQFIVDDAPPTVRYVPDFISEDEEAYLLQQVYKSPKTKWTQLSGRRLQNWGGLPHPKGMLAEKLPDWLQAYCEKISSLGAFSGKTANHVLVNEYKQGEGIMPHEDGPLYHPTVTTISLGSHTLLDFYAPISSLEDGEDDGVPQTEENRFLLSLLVKPRSLLILQDEMYQRLLHGIRPRSQDTLTDKVVNLSAAGALQGETLTRGTRVSLTIRHVPKVIKTKLLLGRK, encoded by the coding sequence ATGGAGCACTCTGCTTGTCATTTGGAGGATTTGAAGCAATTTATCGTAGACGATGCCCCGCCAACGGTGCGTTACGTCCCAGATTTCATATCGGAGGATGAGGAGGCTTACCTTCTtcagcaggtgtacaagtctccAAAAACCAAGTGGACTCAGCTGTCGGGCAGACGGCTTCAAAACTGGGGAGGGTTACCACATCCCAAAGGTATGCTCGCAGAAAAGCTCCCCGACTGGCTCCAGGCGTACTGTGAGAAGATATCCTCTCTCGGCGCATTCAGCGGGAAAACAGCCAACCATGTGTTGGTGAACGAGTATAAACAAGGAGAGGGGATTATGCCGCATGAAGATGGCCCGCTCTACCACCCTACCGTCACCACCATCAGCCTGGGCTCTCACACCCTACTTGACTTCTACGCGCCAATCAGCAGCCTGGAGGACGGCGAGGACGACGGTGTGCCGCAGACAGAGGAGAACCGCTTCCTCCTCTCGCTGCTGGTGAAGCCTCGTAGTCTTCTGATCCTGCAGGATGAAATGTACCAGCGCCTCCTTCACGGCATCCGGCCCCGCTCCCAAGACACGCTGACAGACAAGGTGGTGAACCTGTCTGCTGCGGGGGCTCTGCAGGGAGAGACGCTGACCAGAGGCACCAGAGTGTCACTGACCATACGACATGTGCCAAAAGTTATCAAGACCAAACTTCTGCTGGGGAGGAAATGA
- the adat3 gene encoding probable inactive tRNA-specific adenosine deaminase-like protein 3, with amino-acid sequence MEPQTKRWKGSECDSDSWVAYPVLSDERSQDVELIEAFAAPIVNKKETSRLIRELSGLYPLSSLQHIKRVRAVKEKGSPHPLEVLVCLVSDAPDTKAVTIRSLLPSDGPQCDGLGEPFVVKVPARPPLTRPQFELASKHWPTSFHEDKQVTVALRGELFGPSQKSHMREYMLSALTAAKAGHELGMEAVGAVVVDPVEERIIAVGHDCRGYHPLHHAVMVCIDLVAQSQGGGCYPFDRYPACTFNPAPNSDPIPTDPDTEASSQPYICTGYDFYVTREPCVMCAMALVHSRVGRVFYGTASADGALGTKYKIHTQKDLNHRFEVYKGVLSKQCEDLKSLDDRVTKESLQESR; translated from the coding sequence ATGGAGCCACAGACGAAACGCTGGAAAGGCTCGGAGTGTGACTCCGACTCCTGGGTTGCTTATCCTGTGCTGTCAGATGAGCGATCACAAGACGTCGAGCTAATAGAGGCGTTTGCGGCACCCATTGTCAACAAGAAAGAGACATCTCGACTGATCCGGGAGCTGAGCGGTCTTTACCCGTTGAGCAGCCTGCAGCACATCAAGAGGGTGCGAGCGGTGAAGGAGAAGGGAAGTCCTCATCCTCTGGAAGTCCTCGTGTGCCTCGTCAGTGACGCTCCAGACACGAAGGCGGTCACCATCCGGTCTCTGCTCCCCTCAGACGGACCTCAATGTGACGGATTGGGTGAGCCTTTTGTGGTGAAGGTCCCTGCGCGTCCCCCTTTGACCCGACCCCAATTTGAGCTGGCGAGCAAACACTGGCCCACCTCCTTTCATGAAGACAAACAGGTGACCGTCGCCCTGAGAGGCGAGCTTTTCGGTCCATCTCAGAAATCACACATGCGGGAGTACATGCTGTCTGCTCTGACTGCAGCGAAGGCAGGGCACGAGTTGGGCATGGAGGCAGTGGGTGCGGTTGTGGTCGACCCAGTGGAGGAGAGAATCATTGCGGTGGGTCATGACTGCAGAGGTTACCATCCTCTTCACCATGCTGTCATGGTCTGCATCGACCTGGTGGCTCAGAGTCAAGGTGGAGGATGTTACCCTTTTGACAGATACCCTGCATGTACATTTAATCCAGCACCAAACTCAGACCCTATCCCTACAGATCCTGACACAGAGGCGAGCTCTCAGCCCTACATATGCACTGGGTATGACTTTTATGTGACCAGAGAACCTTGTGTTATGTGTGCCATGGCGCTCGTGCACTCCAGAGTCGGCCGTGTCTTCTATGGCACTGCCTCTGCTGACGGGGCGTTGGGGACCAAATATAAAATCCACACCCAGAAAGACCTAAACCATCGATTTGAGGTTTACAAAGGAGTCCTGAGTAAACAGTGTGAGGATCTGAAGAGTTTGGACGACCGTGTCACGAAAGAAAGTTTGCAGGAAAGTAGATAA
- the ormdl1 gene encoding ORM1-like protein 1 isoform X2: protein MNVGVAHSEVNPNTRVMNSRGIWLTYALGVGILHIVLLSIPFFSVPLVWTLTNVIHNFGMYVFMHAVKGTPFETPDQGKARLLTHWEQLDYGVQFTSSRKFFTISPIILYFLASFYTKYDTTHFIINTASLLSVLIPKLPQLHGVRLFGINKY from the exons ATGAATGTGGGTGTGGCACACAGCGAGGTGAACCCAAATACTCGGGTCATGAACAGTCGGGGGATCTGGTTGACCTATGCACTCGGTGTTGGCATACTTCACATTGTGCTCTTGAGCATTCCTTTCTTCAGCGTGCCATTGGTGTGGACTCTCACCAACGTCATACACAACTTT GGAATGTATGTGTTCATGCATGCAGTGAAAGGCACGCCCTTTGAGACCCCTGACCAAGGAAAAGCCAGACTTCTTACACACTGGGAACAGCTGGACTACGGCGTTCAGTTCACTTCATCCAGAAAGTTCTTCACCATCTCTCCAATCATTCT ATACTTCTTGGCAAGTTTCTACACAAAGTACGACACGACACACTTCATCATAAACACGGCTTCGCTTTTGAGCGTCTTAATCCCGAAGCTGCCGCAGCTACACGGAGTGAGACTTTTCGGTATTAACAAGTATTGA
- the ormdl1 gene encoding ORM1-like protein 1 isoform X1, with protein sequence MNMESAICVCLTRMNVGVAHSEVNPNTRVMNSRGIWLTYALGVGILHIVLLSIPFFSVPLVWTLTNVIHNFGMYVFMHAVKGTPFETPDQGKARLLTHWEQLDYGVQFTSSRKFFTISPIILYFLASFYTKYDTTHFIINTASLLSVLIPKLPQLHGVRLFGINKY encoded by the exons ATGAACATGGAAAGTGCCATCTGTGTCTGCTTG ACCAGAATGAATGTGGGTGTGGCACACAGCGAGGTGAACCCAAATACTCGGGTCATGAACAGTCGGGGGATCTGGTTGACCTATGCACTCGGTGTTGGCATACTTCACATTGTGCTCTTGAGCATTCCTTTCTTCAGCGTGCCATTGGTGTGGACTCTCACCAACGTCATACACAACTTT GGAATGTATGTGTTCATGCATGCAGTGAAAGGCACGCCCTTTGAGACCCCTGACCAAGGAAAAGCCAGACTTCTTACACACTGGGAACAGCTGGACTACGGCGTTCAGTTCACTTCATCCAGAAAGTTCTTCACCATCTCTCCAATCATTCT ATACTTCTTGGCAAGTTTCTACACAAAGTACGACACGACACACTTCATCATAAACACGGCTTCGCTTTTGAGCGTCTTAATCCCGAAGCTGCCGCAGCTACACGGAGTGAGACTTTTCGGTATTAACAAGTATTGA